tgaagggagtactaaaacCATATAAAATTGAATCACAGGCCACAAGGACATAGGGACATGCTAAAACTTATTAGATGTTATGTGTTTTTCtgatgaaaaaaaagtttgaagCCCACCCGGTCAACTAGGCTGTTTCGGTTTCGGGGCTAGCCAAGCGAACCCAGGAGCAGCCTAATCCCTTCTAAGCCAGCACAGACCGGGCCCACCGGGCTATAATCCTGAGACCACAGAGTACAGTACAGGAACCGGGCCCCCGGGCCAGGCAAACGGGAGCAGTGAAAGCGGCAATTGTATTTATTCGGAAAATGAAACGGAGGGGGAGCAACCTATTTATGTTGGTCGATTCAattgtaaactagcgaggtgggactaaactgcCACCTCGCCTCGCACGGCAGCCCAAAGACAAGTCTTTCtattaattaattcaatgcAATGATTCATTACTTTATATACATTAATCCATATGCAATGCaccaataaaaaaataaaattaaggGAACCATCTTAATGTCCACCAAATCTGGAACGATGTATGACTATGACTAATCTGCACTCCAAgattgatactccctccgtcccgaaataagaAACGTCAATTAtttctggacggagggagtactaaaaccATATAAGATTGAATCACAGGACACAAGATCATAGGGAAATGCTAAAACTTATTAGATGTTATGTGTTtttctgataaaaaaaagttttaagACCACCTGGTCAACTAGGAGATTTTGGTttcgggcccagccaggcgaacccgggagcagACTACTCCCTACTAGGTCAGGGCAGACCGGGACCACAAAGTAGAGTACAGGAACCGGGCCCACGGGCCAGGCGAACAGGAGCAGTGAGAGCGGCAATTGTTTTTATTCGGAAAGTGAAACGTGAGAGGGAACAACCTCTTTATGTTGGTCGATTTGATAGTAAaatagcgaggtgggactaaactcccacctcgccttGCACGGCAGCCCGCGGACAGGCTAAATAATACACAGGTCCAACCCAGCTCCGGATGTGTGCTGAAATAATCTCTATCGTACGCACTCAgacgtatttttttttacccagaCATTAGATCTAAGATCAACGGCGCTTAACAAAAAGCGAGTGGTTCTTGAGTAACAAATCAAGCTACTGTACATTAGTCGTGGCGTACTAATATAACGGCCAGCTACCATTGTGTATATCGATGTACGGCGTGGATTGTCTGAGTTTAAGTCCCATGACTTTGTGTGGCTGACTTGTGGATCCCATGGCTGTCTGGCCCGCACGTCAGCCACACAAAGTCAAGTGACTTACTGCAGAGAATCCTTGCCGATATATCAGCATATCTCCCTTGCCCCTCCTGGCATTTTCGCATGCACTTTGGCCGTGATCATGGTGAGACAGGCACGCATGACGCGTGGATAGATGGTAATCATCGTTGCGGTTAAGTTAGGTTAAGCAGATACTTAAATTCGTTAATCGGCGGTTGGCTCATAGCATTGGGGAATACacactcttttcttttttgacgtGAGGGGAATACACTCCTAAACCATCAATAAGTGGCACATTTCGAGATGGGCTCATAGCATGATTTGGGGAGGCACACCAGTAGTTCAAGTTGCATAGGCACAGCCTAACAGCCTAAAGAATATGTAGGCCCAAGCCCAGCTCCTGATGTGTCCAGCTCTGTTAGATCGAAGATCAACGGTTTATGAAAAAGTGAGTTGCACTTGAGAAAGAACCAGATAGACATAAATCATAAGGTCCCAATTTGGTTTGTTCATGAATGGATGTAATCGATACCAAATCATCTATGAATTCCTCGAAATAAAAGGaaatatacaaaaaaaaaattacggCATATGACAAGATAGTAATACTAATCATAAGGTTGATATACATGCATCCAAATTAAATCAGTTATGGATGCAACTAATCGACATTaaatctttcttttatttcaaCGCAATAAGAAAGATATCTACTCAGTATAACTGGCACGAAATCATTAGCTTACATATGTTAAATTAACCAGCTAGCGGCACACCAGGAAAATATAAAACAATTAAAGGAAACAATCTTAACGTCCACCAAATTTGCCACGATGTAAGGCTAATCCCTGCTCCAAAATTGATACCCAACCATATAAAGGTAGATGCGCATTCAAATTATTCCCATAAGAACTTCTGCCGCCCGGTCTATATAAACAAAGTGCCCCCCATAACAAAGAACTCGCTCGTCTAGCGTCCTTCCTCACCATAGGTTGAGAAATCTAACCACGCCCTTTCAAGACAAATACTCTCATTTCACTCTTCTTGCAGGTAGCTATCATGTCATCAGCCATGAGGAGCACTAATACTGCATCATATGGCACGAGCTGCATCGTAatcctcctcgtcgccactCTCCTCGCAGCACGTGTCGCTCCCGCAGAGTCCGAGGACGGCGTGTGGGGGCCGATCCCGGGTGTCGATGACCGTGGGATCGTGTTCATCGCCAAACGGGCCTTGCAGGAGCACGCAAGGCTATCCGGGGAGACGCTGACCTTGGACCAAGTGTTGACCGGCTCCCAGCTGTCCTAGGGGCCCGTCTTCACATTCCGGCTCCTCATCAACGCCATGGACGCCAATCACCGGAGCGCAGTGTACAATCTCGAGGTGCTCGATGGCCCTTGGACCAACACACGCGTGCTCACCTCCTTTGCTCTAGCCACCTAGTCATAGACATATGATCATATATATGTTTTCCCAAATAATAAAAGgcactccttccgatccatgaTAAATatcgttgatttagtacaactctAGTACGTACAAAAccgtactaaaacagcgacaattattatggatcggaggtagtatgGTTTTTAACGAGATAAAGTTCTCGCAACAATGTATGGGTTTATCATCTAGATTAACTTATGCTTTTGTCCATTAGATTAGACAGTTTTACTCCTTGGTGATCGAATCGGTCAAGTGATTTTGTTTGCCTCTGCACAACATGTATTGTTATGAAATGTTATGGCTGTCGTATCATTTCCGGCCAGGCCATttcgaaaggaaaaaaaagacactGGCCCGTCACATACTAAAACAAGATCAGCAGATACCGCAGCCCTGATCTCGGGAGAGTTCACGTGGCCCACAGCTTTGCCGAAGGTCTTGGGCTCTTGGCAGCCGGACAAAGGTTCGAGCCCGCAGTCGCCGGTTGCGAGATGGGATTGAGTGGGCCACGGCGATTGACGATCCGTTTGATCCGGCCCATTACAGATTTCGCTGCCGTTGCCGCTCGAGGATGTGGGCTGGAGAATCTCAGATGGGCCGAGAGGAGCTCGCTGAGCCTGCTAGCTAGGGCCTTGTTGGGACGAGCTCGATCGACGGAGCCTATAGCGGTTTGGCCCATTTTGTCGTCGGTCGGGCGACCCAGCTGCACGGCAGTGGTACCCGGCCCGGGACGTGAAATTGCTCCCGGCCGGCTCCTCGTGATTGTCGACGAGCGTTGGTGAGTTGGATCAGGACTTCAGGAGGCTCACTAGGGCCTGACATGTCAGCGCTAGTGGTGAGGATGTATGTGAGGACGTGGAGACTGCAGGCTGGGCCGAAATGGCCCCTGCCAATCGTCTTGACAAGACAGCCCAAACATCTCAAACTTACATTCAACTTTAAGCAAAGGATCAACCCCTAtctcctttaaaaaaaaaacatactcctCCCTATCCGtgttaattgtcgaaataatggatctgagggagtactaaaacaATGGCTCATTCTTTTTGGTGTTCCCTGCGCTGTAAGgatacagaaaagaaaagaacgcGAGGCCCTTAGATAAAGATTAGAATCAAATTAATGGGAGGAAAAatgaggcagaggaggaaaaATAATGCAGGTGTAGTGATGAGTAGCCTCGAGGCTCCATCTGCGTGAGATTATTCACCACATGTAGCAATAGCCTCGACAAAGTGttgaagttttttatttttgaaaagtGTTAATTGACAATGAGAGCCTACTCGGTGGCGTTggtacaaaacaaaatcattgGGTTCAGACCCCTTTTTTATTGTGTATTTTCAGTAATAAGCAGCACAAGGACCAAATTAGTGAAGTGTTTAACTATTTCATTGGGTTGATTTGAACCCAATGAAAAATGAACCCAATGATTATTGTATGGCAGCTCCGCCACTGAGCCTACTAACGGCTAGCTACCATTGTGTAGTATGTCTGGCATTTTCGATCGCATGCACTTTGGCCGTGATCATGGTGAGACAGGCACGCATGACGACGCATGCATGGATGGTAATCATCATTGCGATTAAGTGGTTAAGAAGATACTTACATCCGTCAATCGTTTTTAATAGCAATGTCGGACGCGACAGTTGCTCAACTGAAGCAAAGCCAgacaaaggaaaaagaagggCGCCAAAAAGATCCATGGATCATGTTCAAACTAAAATTAATAATCGattaaatttcacagaaccacaatTTTTAAAACAGTCTTCTCACATAgccacaatttttttactaatttgtccgaaaaaacacacacacattttaAGTCTAACCGTCTCAAGTGGTCCAAAATAGATGGTTAAACCCATTCAACAGGGTCCCTTACATGTGAGTCCCACCTATCTGGTGCGATGTCGGCTAAAACCCGACCCATTAACCCGTCACCCGGACTCCGAAAGTTGGCTGGCCGTCGCCTTGTTTTCATGCATAATAATCAAGAGAGGCATATGTGCATAGAGGAAGATAATCTAGTTAGATGTAGTACATTTATTCTCATGCACAAATAAGCGGCGGAAATCACGGGCATGCACCACCGACCGATCgtacgtgttttttttttctgtgtaaTCCCGGACGCGGCATTCGCTCAACTAAAGCAATGCaaagcaaaggaagaaaagggCGCCAAAAAGGGCCATCGATCGGGGCCAGGGGATGTTCAAACTAAAATTAATAATTATGTCGTGGGGTTTTAGACCGGCCTGTCCACTGGCCCTTAGCTTGGGTAGGCATTTTGCAGTAGTACTACAATTAGTTAAGCGACTGACCTGCACACGACACGGCTCAGCGACCATGTGATTGCGTGGTCATTTTTGTTCAAATGCTTGTACTTGATTAGTGAGTAATAATACTGACcattccgtccaacaaaaaatttctcaactttgactaaatttgaatgctaTCTATACACtcagtcatgtctagatacatttaaattttaacaaacttgagacatcttttgttggacggaggaagtatgttaTCTGGTCTCGCATCGACGTCCTTGTACGACAATACTGGCCGAAAAATAATCCTATACAAATCTCGAGGCCCAGTTCAAAATCTCAAGAAACTTATAAgatccaacatgctctctttGCTCCTCCTAATTTCCCTCCCAACTTATTGATATGAACATGGTTCGAACACCTTCAAATTAAGCTAATGGAGTAAGTAATACAAATGTGCTATTGTGCTAATTGTACTacttcttccgtccaacaaagaatgtctcgagtttatcaaaattcgaatgtatctaaacatgagttagtgtatagatgcattcaaatttaggcaaaattgagacatcttttgttggatggagtcAGTTGGCAAGAACATATAGAGTACTACTGTACtacaagagtaacaaaatttACACGTGTgtctgattttatttttactttctACTATGctctatacatgcatgcatgcggcCATGTGCAGCCTCGTTAATCATCTCAATTTCTCCCCTCGATCAACGACCAAACATTCTGCCTCTGTCTGTCTCATGCCAGCAGAACATATATACTCAAGTTTATACTTTTATTATATAAAATATGTGTCATGCATGTTTGCTAATTCTTGCATAAAAGGATGTTTGCATGCGGCCATTCTTGTAGGAGTAGTACGTTATAAATTAAGTCTACTATAGACCTAATGTACGTATAGATATAATCTCATCATCTTCTTTAGCGAAAAAGCTACAGGAGGTTATGTTTTCTCAGTGCATCTTTAACGGGGCACGCgtacatgtcatcacttatCTCTTTATTTTAATCTCATCTCTTTTTTATTATATAAAAGATATTTATTTGATACTTTTCTCTTTCATAACAGGACTGATGTCATTCTCTTTTCTAGTCTTGGTACGTGTAGTAGTTgtatttttcagaaaaaatcaTTTCTTTAACTTTTGGTTCCATCTCAAcccaaaaagcaaaaaaataaatataagtaCTTATTAAGTACCTTTGTTGGAGATGCGCTTAGAGAATCTAcgtgtttcttttcttgttaggCCCATCATTAGAACCCTTTTCTTTTACTGCTGGAGTACTGCTGGGGTATATGGCTGTCACGTGGGAATGGCACTTTGATTTTTGGTTCTCTTGCAAGCTAAGCTTCCTCCTTCGCAGAAACATACAAGTCCATTATTCTATTGCATAATATATACTGCATCATGTGGAACATTCTCCTGCTAAAAGAAGCCACAAGTATATAAATTATTTGAAGCATCTGCTATGTAGTACTCGCTCCGATTTCATATGTCTCAAAtatgtctaaatatggatgtattcatgtctaaaaaacatctaaatacatgtaatatttcgacaattaatatggatcggagggagtatatggtaATAGAGAAGCACAGTCAGCTGTCCCGTCATTCAAACAGTACATTTGAACTGCTCAGCAGAAGCAGTTGCACTAACCCTGTTGATAATTTTGGAAACAAAATCCAGACGTTTCTTAAAAAGTTGGAAATTGATCAAGTGTACATGATCCAACACATGTTCCTACTACCACTACCAGGAAGCAAGTAGTAACAGCACTACTCAATGTGTTTAAAGACTAACCACTGCATAGAAAAAAGAACGGAGAACAAGTAAAAAAGGGGAGACAGCGagaattcaaatttgtaccTTTACTGGCCAGAGTACAGAGGGTTCACACTCTGTAAAAAATAAGCGAGCTGACTGGTGAGCATATGCAGCACACTGAGCAAGTGAGCTGCAGTGTAATTAGAACAGTTGTGGACTGACAAAAGgaagcagagagagagagagctagctCGGGCCCGACctgtcttcctcctcagcTCTTtccgccgaggccgccgccggcacacGCCTCAACGCGCATTCCCCGCTCCCTTTCTTTACCGGCTGCCACCTCCATTTATATGCTCTCTTTGCTCCTCCTGATTTCCCTCCCAATTTGTTAACCCAAAGCACAGCCACAGCTACTACTACAGAGTGAGAGCAGAGTAATACACGGAGGAAAGCAACGGCCGGGGCTATAAAGCCGCCACCAATCTCTGTCTCCTTCTGCTTCAATCACTGGTTCCAGATCTGGTGTTGTTCTGTGGCCATGGCGAGAGAggcggcgccgaggaggaggccatcTCCGGCCATGGCGATGCGGTGGGCGCTGCTCgtcgccatggcggcggcggcgggagcagagGACCCGTACCGCTACTTCACCTGGAACGTGACCTACGGCCCCATCAGCCCCCTCGGCACCACCCAGCAGGTATATATATCAATCTCAATCAAGAACCAATCCACCTCTCCCTGCATTcgccatttttgggcaaatgaATGAATGTTCCCTACTGCATTCTCCTTCATTCCcattttgcttcttcttcaccttctGACTTCCTACTGTAGCAATCTATACTACTGGAGCAATTTGTTTTACTGCTAGTGGAAATCAGTAGTACAGAAACTCGAATTCTTGGCTTGgactgaactgaactgaattGAATTGACCCTGTCtgccatttttgggcaaatggATGAATGCTCCTTTCCTTCCTTGTGCATTCTACTTCTCATTTCGCTTCACCTTCTAAGTTCTCACTGCTATCAACTAGGAGtagcatatatttttttactgGTCGTAGGAATCAGTACAGAAACTCAAAACTTTTGGCTTGGACCGAACTGAATTGACCATGTCTGCCACTGATCTGATCTAACggatctttctttcttttttttctctccaacAATGCAGGGCATCCTGATCAACGGGCAGTTCCCTGGGCCAACCATCGAATGCGTCACCAACGACAACCTCATCGTCAACGTCTTCAACTACCTCGACGAGCCTTTCCTCATCACATGGTATATACCATCTTCCTCCTTTTCTTGCTCACCAATGGCGGCCAACGACTCTGCCCATCAATTCTTAACTGGGAATGCAATGGTAGGAGCGGGATCAAGCAGAGGAAGAACTCATGGCAGGACGGCGTGGCGGGCACCAACTGCCCGATCCCGGCCAACGGCGGGAACTACACCTACAAGTTCCaggccaaggaccagatcggCACCTTCATTTACTTCCCTTCCCTCGCgctccaccgcgccgccggtgGCTTCGGCGCCATCAACATCCGCCAGCGGCCCTCCATCCCCGTCCCTTACCCACCGCCTGCAGCCGACTTCACCCTCCTCGTCGGCGACTGGTACTATGCCGCCGGAGGTCATGCCGAGCTCCAGCAGAGCCTTGATTCTGGCGCGCCGCTCCCGTTCCCCGATGCGGTGCTCATCAATGGCGTGCCCTCCGGCGCCACCTTCGCCGGCGACCAAGGTCCTGTCCAAGATCAAACAACCACTCATTTTAATGAATTTGTTCAACTTCTTGTAAAAATCTTGCTGCGAATTGTTGATTGAGCTCTAGAATCTGTTGTGCTTCAGGGAACACATACCTGCTCAGGGTGTCGAATGTGGGGATGAAGACGACGGTCAACGTGAGGATCCAGGGCCATTCTCTGAGGCTGGCGGAGGTGGAAGGCATGCACCCGGTGCAGAACATCTATGACTCCCTCGACGTCCACGCCGGCCAGTCGGTGGCGTTCCTCGTCGACCTTGACCAGCCAGCCATGGACTATGCTGTCGTGGTGTCCACGCGCTTCAATGCTGACGGCGCACCTCCGCTGGTGGCGGTCGGGACGCTGCACTACAATGGCGCCACCGCCAGGGCCCCCGGCCTGCtcccggcgccaccgccggagGACATTGAGTGGTCGATGAACCAGGCGAGGTCCTTCCGGTGGAACCTGACGGCTAGCGCGGCGCGGCCCAACCCGCAGGGGTCGTTCCACTATGGCACCATCCCGACGTCGAGGACGCTGGTCTTCGCCGGCTCTGGGCTTGTTGTCGTCGCCGGGCAGAGGAGGTATGCGGTGAATGGCGTGTCGTTTGTCATCCCCGACACGCCGTTGAAGCTCGTGGACAACTACAACATTGCCGACGTGATCGAGTGGGACAACGTCCCAGCAAGGCCAGATGGCAGGGCGCCCCGGCAGGGGACGCCAGTGGTCAGGCTCAACTTGCATGAGTTTATCGAGGTCGTGTTCCAGAACACCGAGGATGAAGTGCAGTCTTGGCATCTTGATGGATATGATTTCTGGGTTGTCGGGTAAGCTACAGCAGTTTCTTTCCACTACCATCTGAAATATTTGTCATGCTCCAAAATATCTCTGACAGGAACTCATTCATTGGTCATGGCTGATGATCTTGTCTCTGGATTCAGGTACGGCAATGGCCAGTGGACCGAGAATGAGCGGCCAAACTATAACTTGGTCGACGCGCAAGCGAGACATACAGTTCAGGTATGTGTATATCATAACCACTTTCAGAGTAAATCAAGAACCAATTTGAAGACTGAACTCCGAATATTTGCAATTGGTTTCATCAGGTGTACCCGAACGGATGGTCGGCAATCTTGGTGTCGCTGGACAACCAAGGGATGTGGAACCTGAGGTCCGCGAACTGGGACCGGCAGTACCTCGGCCAGCAGCTCTACCTGAGGGTCTGGACGGCAGAGCAGAGCTTCTCAAACGAGTACAGCATCCCAACAAATGCCATACTCTGCGGAAGAGCTGCCAGCCTTCAAcactgaggaagaagaaacaagtCAATACTACTATATATACAGCTGAAATGAAGATGATAATTACGATTTTCAGGAAATATGTACTCTAGCTAAAACTGATGTGCCACTATTCTTTCATGATTTCAGTATTTCTCATCTCCTTCTGTTTTTTGGCCTTTGGACAAGGCCTCAGGCTCCACCTCAATGCTATTCAAGTGTTCAGTGCTGTTGTTTTCTGAAATGAAATTAATGTGTCTGGTAATTTTCAGTTCAAGCCCTGTTTTTGAAAGATAGTGGAGCTATCTTTCCAAGTGGCCTAACCAAGCATGACTGCATGAGATGGACACTTGCTGAATTAAGTAGAGTGCACTTTGTAACTAGTACTCTTTGGGATCTAGTGAAATACATAGTTTTCCTGCATAATTTTGTTTGAAGAAGAGGCTGGTCAAGTTCCAGCCGAAAATTGACCAGTGTCATGGAGAACTCATGAGATCAAGTTGGGCAGCTGCCAGCTTTGGCTAGGGATCTTGTCATCAGTGATATATGTCGTTCCCTGCAAGCTGAAACGTGAGCAATCCGGCTAGCAAGAAGCATAGCCTGAGCCTGGTAATAGAAGTTTTTTTAATAGGCTTGTTTGGAAACAGCTTTATGGGGAGACAGAGGCTGAAGATGAAGAATACACAGGCCTGCTTTAGAAAAAGTATTCTGGAGCAGTAATTTACTAATGTTAACTGCACCACATGCAGAATCTTGGGGTCATGAAGTGAAGCACATGCAATGGAGGTTTGTCATGAGATGATGCACTGCAGAGCGGTGCATTGCCCTGGAGAGGCAGCGCGAAGAGGATTGGGGAGCAGGTTACGTGCAATACCTCGTCCAGAGTGGTTGTTGCTGTTGGAGAAGAGCAGCAACTATAGCACTAGCAGCATGAAGAACCTGTATTCATGGTCCAatctttttgttgttgaaaaTAAGATCATTACGGCGGGGCTTTCTATGCTGGCATATGAATCCAATATAGCTCGTCCTCCTGATTTGCCTGTACGATTAGAGTCTGCAAAATAGTGTCTGACAGCTGGTTGTTCAAAGAAAGTGATGACAATATGGAGATCTCATTGCTTTTTGACCCTGAACCCAGAGGTTCTTGATTATCTCCGGATAATCTGTGGAATGCTGTTGCGGAAATAATTAGCCATGAATTAACTATAAATGGAGCACCAGGTTTACTCCAAAATATATGTGTTCCTGTTCAAATTTGGGATTACGCATGAGTTTATAAGGATGTGACATACAGCCCCAGTAGGCTGATTTAGGCTTGCTCACGATTTTCTTCAGGCTTTGCAGTACTTAACCACCCTGTAGAAACATGAGCATAACTTCAATAATATTAATTCCAAGCGCACGCTTTAAAATGCCGAGACTAACTACAATTTGGGACAACCTTTTCAAGAAATGATACCAACCGGAACAGGATcactttcaagaaaagaaaaaacagaggaaaTCCAGTAAACTTTCACCTCCAAATTGCCATGCAAATACTAACCGACCGTGATGACTTTCTATTTACTTAATTTAAACAAGCCAACTAAAGAACCAAGGGATATGGAACCTGAGGTCATCTTGGTGTTCGCTGGAAGACCAAGGGATATGGAACCTGAGGTCGACAATCTGGGACCAGCACCTGTACCAGAGCTTTTCCAACGAGTACAGCATCTCGATGAACACTATACTCTGCAGCAAATCAAATAATCAATACTACTATATATGTATAGCTGAAACGGAGATGATGATTACGATTTTTGGGAAATATTTATTCTAGCTTAAACTGATGTACTACTATTCTTTGATGATGTCAGTATTTTTCATATCCTAGTTTTTGGCCTGTGAACAAGGCCTCAAGCTCTGTGAATGCTGCTCAGTGCTCTTGATCCTGAAATGAAATCTGATGTGTTGTGTCACCGTGACTTCTCAGTTCAGTTCAAGCCTTGTTTCTGAAAGACAGTTGGGATATCTTCAGTTGTAACTTTCAAGTGGCGTAATCAAGCATTCGATGACCGGTAACTCCATTAAGCAAGCCACAATGCAGACCCTTCACCAGACATAAAGGTTCTAGTTCAAGATGCAAATAAAAGTAAGCCACAACACCGAATCCTTACtatgaaaaacaaagaaagaataACTTATTTCACAGATTCACATAGCTTACCAATGCTAGTTCTCAGTCATTAGCTTGTCAGGTTTTGCAGTACTTGACAAACCATGCTTATACAAACATAAAAGTAACTTCAATACCTCTAATCCAAGTGCATGCCATAAAAGGCTGGCACTACTATCCAGGATAAACTTTTTAAGAAATCGAACTTGAGATAGACAGGATAACATTtccgaaagaaaaagaaaaagagagcagATTCAATATAT
This is a stretch of genomic DNA from Brachypodium distachyon strain Bd21 chromosome 1, Brachypodium_distachyon_v3.0, whole genome shotgun sequence. It encodes these proteins:
- the LOC100838329 gene encoding L-ascorbate oxidase homolog, which gives rise to MAREAAPRRRPSPAMAMRWALLVAMAAAAGAEDPYRYFTWNVTYGPISPLGTTQQGILINGQFPGPTIECVTNDNLIVNVFNYLDEPFLITWSGIKQRKNSWQDGVAGTNCPIPANGGNYTYKFQAKDQIGTFIYFPSLALHRAAGGFGAINIRQRPSIPVPYPPPAADFTLLVGDWYYAAGGHAELQQSLDSGAPLPFPDAVLINGVPSGATFAGDQGNTYLLRVSNVGMKTTVNVRIQGHSLRLAEVEGMHPVQNIYDSLDVHAGQSVAFLVDLDQPAMDYAVVVSTRFNADGAPPLVAVGTLHYNGATARAPGLLPAPPPEDIEWSMNQARSFRWNLTASAARPNPQGSFHYGTIPTSRTLVFAGSGLVVVAGQRRYAVNGVSFVIPDTPLKLVDNYNIADVIEWDNVPARPDGRAPRQGTPVVRLNLHEFIEVVFQNTEDEVQSWHLDGYDFWVVGYGNGQWTENERPNYNLVDAQARHTVQVYPNGWSAILVSLDNQGMWNLRSANWDRQYLGQQLYLRVWTAEQSFSNEYSIPTNAILCGRAASLQH